CCTCGCTGCGAAGCTCCCGTGGATCGTCACCATGTTCGTCATCACCTCACTCTCTGTCGTTGGCCTGCCCATGCTCAACGGCTTCGTCGGTGAGTTCCTCGTCCTCTCCGGCTCCATGCAGTCGGCCGTCGCGCACCACATCGCCTGGACCACCTTCGCCACCACGGGCGTAATCCTCACTGCCTCCTACATGCTCTGGATGATCCAGCGCGTCTTCTACGGCGATCTCAGTCCCAGAAGCGAATCGGTTCCGGCTGTCGATCTCGACATCCGCGAGCACCTCGCCCTCTGGCCGCTCGTCATCATCTTCCTCGTGATGGGCGTCGCCTCTCCGGTGTTCATGCGCGCCATCGATACCGCTGGCAGCCGCATCGCCGCCACACTCACTCACACCCAGGCCACAACCGTGAACTTTGAAGCCACCTCAGAAGGAGGCCAGCGCTAATGCCGAGCCTCTCCCCCAACATCGTCGCCCTTCTGCCCGAGTACATCCTCACCATCGCCGGCGTTCTTATCATGCTGGCCGAGCCCATGCTCCCTGCGGGCAGCTCGCGCAAGCCACTCGGCTGGCTCGCCATTCTCGGGACTCTCGCTGCAGGCCTCGCAAGCTGGTACCAGCTCAGCTTCGGCACGCTCCATGCCTTTTATGGCACGGTCCAGACCGACGCCTTCTCGGTCTTCTTCCACCTGCTGATCGCCGCCGTCGTCCTGGTCACACTCCTCAGCTCGCTCGACTATTTCGAAGGCAACGCCACCCACGCCGGCGAGTACTTCGCCCTCACCCTCTTCGGCGCTGTGGGAATGATGTTCATGACCTGCTCGGTCGAGCTCCTGATGGTCTTCATCGGCCTCGAGATCTCCTCCATCTCCACCTACATCATGGCCGGCTTCCGCAAGGGCCAGTCCACCGGCGTCGAGTCCTCTATCAAGTACTTCCTCCTCGGCTCCTTCGCCACTGCCTTCTTCCTCTACGGCATCGCGCTGGCCTTCGGAGCCACAGGCTCCACGTCGATCGCGGCCATCGCCCAGACACTTGGCTCCAGCCCAACGCAGAAGCTCGCCTTCCTCGCTCTAGGCATGATGCTCATCGGCCTCGGCTTCAAGGTCTCCGCCGCGCCCTTCCACGTCTGGGCCCCCGACGTCTACCAGGGAGCCCCGGCCCCCATCGTCGGCATGATGTCCACGGCTCCCAAGATGGCCGCCTTCGCCGTCCTGCTCCGCATCACCTTCTCGGGCTTCGCTGGCATAGAGCACCGCTGGGCTGCGCTCATCTGGATCCTCGCTGCCCTGTCGATGACCATTGGCAACCTCGGCGCGCTACTCCAGCGCGATGTCAAGCGCCTCCTGGCCTACTCTTCCATCGCGCACGCCGGCTACCTGCTCGTCGCCTTCACTGCCTTCCCGCAAGATGGAATCGCCTCTGCCTGTTTCTACGCTGCTGCCTACTCCGCCATGCAGGTGGGCGCCTTCGCCGTCATCACCCAGATCGCCCGCTACGACGAGCAGGTCCGTACCATCGACGACTATGCCGGACTCGCCCTCAAGCGCCCCGTGCTGGCCGCCGTGCTCGGCTTCTTCCTGCTCTCCCTCATCGGCATCCCGTTCACCGGAGGCTTCTTCGGCAAGTTCTACGTCTTCACCGCCGCACTGCACTCCGGCCGCGTCTGGCTCGCCGTGATCGGCCTGCTCAACAGTGGAGTCGCCTGCTTCTACTACCTCCGACTGCTGGCCGCACTCTACAGCCGCCAGCCCCACGAAGACAGCCGCCTCAACCAGATTCCCTCTGTCAGCATTCCGGCAGCGGTAGCCCTAACCTTCACGGCCGTCGCAACACTGCTGCTCGGCATCGCCCCGGGCCGCGTGCTCTCGCTCGCCCAGCGCAGCGCTACAGCCACCGCGCCTGCCGCACAAAGCACCACGGCCACCAGCCGGTAAATCTCATTCTTCAATTCATTGAAGAGTCTCGCGCGCACAGAAAAGCCCTCGCCGAAGCGAGGGCTTTTCGTACAGCTAAAAGCTAGCAGCTAAAAACTAAGAACTTACTTCACCTTGAGGAAGATGATGACGAAGGTGAACAGCGCCAGCGACTCGATGAATGCGAGACCAAGAATCAGGAAGATGAAGATTCCAGGACGAGCTCCCGGGTTGCGCGCCAGGGCCTCGGTTGCCGAGGCCGTCGCCTTGCCCTGACCCAGACCGCAGAGACCAGCCGCAAGGGCCATGCCCAGACCGGCAGCCAGCGGAACCCACTGATTGGCAGGCGCGACTGCGCTCTGCGCAAAGGCCGGCGTTGCGAGCAGCATTGCGGCCAACGACATAAACAGATATTGCAACTGCTTCATTGTGTTACTCCATCTCCCGTCAGATACGCCGCCAGTGGGTGGTTGATGCTCACCGTGCTGGCACCCTCACGCTCGCGGCGTTGTTGCTGCCCGGAAGAGGGAGTCCCTCCCAGACAAACTCAATTCGGTAATTCAATCCGCGGTTTTCCGTGCAAACCCGCGGTCGCGTTTTAATGATCGTGCGCCACGGCAAGCGACAGGTAGATCGACGCCAGCAGGAAGAACACATACGCCTGCACCACGGCGACGCCAAGGTGCAGCCCCAGGAAGATCAGCGGAATTCCCACCGGCACCAGCGAGAAGAACGCCAGCGTCACGAGATCCCCAGCGAACATGTTCGCGTAAAGTCGAACCGTGAGCGAGAGCACACGCGCGCAGTGCGAGATCACTTCAATCGGGAACAGCAGCCACGACAGCCACCACACCGGCCCGAGGAACTGCTTGATGTACGCGCCGCCATTGGCCCGTAGACCGTGGAAGTGGTAGTAGAGGAACGTCACCAGCGCAAATCCCAGCGGAACCACAACGTTCGCGGTTGGCGACTCCAGCCCCGGCACCAGCCCCAGCAGGTTCGCTAGCAGGATGAACAGGAACAGCGCCGTCAGGTAGCTGACAAACTGCTCCGAGCCATGTCCGATGATCTGTTCTGCCTGCTCCTCGACAAACTCGTTGGTCATCTCGGCCATGTGCTGCACTCCGCTCGGCTTCTCAATGCTCAACGAGAGCCGCACCACCACGAAGTACGCAACCAGCAGCAGGAAGACCAGCAGCTCCATCGCGAAGGCGTTCGAAATTGGAGCCTCAGGATACTGCGGTGTCACGTGAACGGACTTCAGCAGAGCCGTCACAGGCTCTGCGAAGTAGGCATTCAAAAAACGGGTAAACAAAAGCTGGGTTGGCATATAGAAAAATCAGCAGAATCTTTTCTTAATCTCGCCTAAACGGTCCACGCCTTCAGCAGCTTGAGACCTTCCACTGTGAGCGCAAACACTCCCAGCGCAAGGCCTCCGGCCAGCGCATACACTGAACCATTGAGTGCCTTAAGGCTAACATAAAGCAGCACTACCGTGAGGCCCAGCCGCAGGAAGAATCCCACCAGCACCATCCCCATCGGTCTGGCCTTCCCTCCGCCGTCCATCCGCTCCATCACGGCCGTCATCAGCCGCAGCCACTCAAACAGCCCCGACCCCGAGATCGCCGCTCCCACCACCAGCAGAACCGCAGACTGCCACCCCAGCTTCCACCACAGCAGCGGAGCCGCCACCACCGTCACCACGGCCAGCAGCCGCAGCGCCCGCATCACCGTCTGGCGAAAGTCCTCATCACTAAAGCTCTCCAAAGCCCGCACTTACTTCCCCCTCTTCAGATATCGCGACGCAGTCAGGAAGATCTGCATAAACCCGCCGGCAGCCCCCAGCAAAATCCCTACAACCCCCATCCAGGTCTGGTGGAAGTGCTTGTCCAGCCATTCGCCGATCAGCCATCCGATCAGGCACCCGGCCGGCAGCGCAATCGCCAGCTGAATCATCGACTCCGCTTTCACCAGCTCGCCCAGCCCGCCGCCTTTTTTGTCGTCATCCGCCATAGCCCAACTATTACATCACGACATCCCCACCGCTTTCCCTTCCCGCCTCCACCCGCCGCTATACTGAAAAACGACCACACCCGTTCAAAGGAAACTTCGTGTTCTTCGACTCCGACTTCGAGCAGAAGCTCTATCAGCAGCGCCGCGACAAACTTGAGCAGATCAAGGCCCTGGGCTACGCCACCTACCCCAACTCCTTCGACTTCACCGCCCTCATCCCCGACCTCAAGCGCCAGTACGACTCTCCCGAGTCCCCCGTCTCCGGCGAGCTGCTGGAAGCCAACCGCACCACCGTCCGCATCGCCGGACGCATCATGGCCATCCGCCTTCAGGGCAAGGCCGGCTTCGCCCAGCTCCAGCAGAACGGCCAGCGTCTGCAGATCTACGTCCGCAAAGACGACGTCGGCGAGAACGCCTTCGCCCTCTACAAGCTCCTCGACCTAGGAGACCACATCGGCGTCAGCGGCTACCTCATGCGCACCCGCACCGGCGAACTCACCGTCCACGTCTCCGAAATCGCCTTCCTCGCTAAGGCCATGCTCGCCCTCCCCGACAAGTACCACGGCCTCGAGGACACCGAGCTACGCTACCGCCAGCGCTACGTCGACCTCTTCATGAACACCGGTCACTCTGCCAAGGCCGACAAACCCGCTTTAAACCCCTCCCCCTCAGACGGGGTCATTCTGAGCGAAGCGAAGAACCCCGGTAGTTCTCCCGAGGCGCCACAAACACAACCGGAACCCGAAGAATCCCGCAACGTCCGCGAAGTCTTCGTCAAGCGGGCCGCCATCCTCCGCGCCATTCGAGCCTTCTTCGACACGAGGGGCTACCTCGAAGTCGAAACCCCCATGATGCAGCAGATCGCCGGCGGAGCTGCCGCGCGTCCCTTCACCACCCACCACAACGAGCTCGACATCGACCTCTTCCTCCGCATCGCCCCCGAGCTCTACCTCAAGCGCCTCGTCGTCGGCGGCCTCGACCGCGTCTACGAGATCAACCGCAACTTCCGCAACGAAGGCGTCAGCACCAAGCACAACCCCGAGTTCACCATGCTCGAGTTCTACCAGGCCTACGCCAACTACCACGACCTGATGAACCTCAGCGAAGAGCTCATCAAGTTCGTAGCAATGGAAGTCAATGGCTCCCTTATCACCCACTTCAACGGCAACGAGATCAACCTCGGCAACTGGACCAAGCTCTCCATGCGCGAGGCCATCATCAAGTGGTGGCCGAAAAAATCTCGTGTTCCGTCATTGTCGACTTTCGACAATCGCGCCGAATTGAGTCGTTGCGTTGACTCTGCGATGCTGGCTCTCTCAGAGGATGACTACGAATACGATGCGCTCTGGATTCCGGCACAAGAAATTGAAGATGAGAACGTACCACTGGGAAAGATCATTGCTGACGTATTTGAGGGTCTCGCCGAACCCCACCTCATCCAACCCACCATCATCTACGACTTCCCCCTCGCCGTCTCCCCTCTCTCCAAGATCAAGCCCGAAGAGCCCGACTGGGTCGAGCGCTTCGAGTTCTACATCGGAGGCTTCGAGGTCGGCAACGCCTTCTCCGAGCTAAACGACCCAGTCGACCAGCACAACCGCTTCCAGCAGCAGATCGAGCAAAAAGAGCGCGGCGACGAAGAGGCCATGTCCGCCATCGACGAGGACTACGTCCGCGCCCTCGGCTACGGCCTTCCCCCTACTGCTGGCGAGGGCATAGGCATCGACCGCCTCACCATGATCCTCACCAACTCGCGCTCCATCCGCGACGTAATCCTCTTCCCCCTCATGCGCCCCCAGCAAAAAACCGCCGACCAGCTAGCCGAAAAACAAGGCCAACCCCACGGAGAATCCGCCGAGTAGGCATCATTCGACAAATCGGTCATTCCAAGCGCAACCTCTTAGCTACGGTCATTCCAAGCGCAGCCTCTTAGCTACGGTCATTCTGAGCGCAGCGAAGAATCCCGGCATTCCACCCAGAGCGCCACAAATACTCGGGTGCCCCATCCTTCGCAGCTTCATCGCGAAGGGTGGGAAAGTAAAAACCTCGGCCGCCACAAACTGGGTACCCCATTGATGGCGTGCCTGAACCGCCCTTCTGGAAGCCATCAAGGCTCTCACCCCACCAAATCCCGCTGACCTGCTGACT
The Edaphobacter bradus genome window above contains:
- the lysS gene encoding lysine--tRNA ligase, yielding MFFDSDFEQKLYQQRRDKLEQIKALGYATYPNSFDFTALIPDLKRQYDSPESPVSGELLEANRTTVRIAGRIMAIRLQGKAGFAQLQQNGQRLQIYVRKDDVGENAFALYKLLDLGDHIGVSGYLMRTRTGELTVHVSEIAFLAKAMLALPDKYHGLEDTELRYRQRYVDLFMNTGHSAKADKPALNPSPSDGVILSEAKNPGSSPEAPQTQPEPEESRNVREVFVKRAAILRAIRAFFDTRGYLEVETPMMQQIAGGAAARPFTTHHNELDIDLFLRIAPELYLKRLVVGGLDRVYEINRNFRNEGVSTKHNPEFTMLEFYQAYANYHDLMNLSEELIKFVAMEVNGSLITHFNGNEINLGNWTKLSMREAIIKWWPKKSRVPSLSTFDNRAELSRCVDSAMLALSEDDYEYDALWIPAQEIEDENVPLGKIIADVFEGLAEPHLIQPTIIYDFPLAVSPLSKIKPEEPDWVERFEFYIGGFEVGNAFSELNDPVDQHNRFQQQIEQKERGDEEAMSAIDEDYVRALGYGLPPTAGEGIGIDRLTMILTNSRSIRDVILFPLMRPQQKTADQLAEKQGQPHGESAE
- the atpB gene encoding F0F1 ATP synthase subunit A, encoding MPTQLLFTRFLNAYFAEPVTALLKSVHVTPQYPEAPISNAFAMELLVFLLLVAYFVVVRLSLSIEKPSGVQHMAEMTNEFVEEQAEQIIGHGSEQFVSYLTALFLFILLANLLGLVPGLESPTANVVVPLGFALVTFLYYHFHGLRANGGAYIKQFLGPVWWLSWLLFPIEVISHCARVLSLTVRLYANMFAGDLVTLAFFSLVPVGIPLIFLGLHLGVAVVQAYVFFLLASIYLSLAVAHDH
- a CDS encoding AtpZ/AtpI family protein — protein: MADDDKKGGGLGELVKAESMIQLAIALPAGCLIGWLIGEWLDKHFHQTWMGVVGILLGAAGGFMQIFLTASRYLKRGK
- a CDS encoding NADH-quinone oxidoreductase subunit N, producing the protein MPSLSPNIVALLPEYILTIAGVLIMLAEPMLPAGSSRKPLGWLAILGTLAAGLASWYQLSFGTLHAFYGTVQTDAFSVFFHLLIAAVVLVTLLSSLDYFEGNATHAGEYFALTLFGAVGMMFMTCSVELLMVFIGLEISSISTYIMAGFRKGQSTGVESSIKYFLLGSFATAFFLYGIALAFGATGSTSIAAIAQTLGSSPTQKLAFLALGMMLIGLGFKVSAAPFHVWAPDVYQGAPAPIVGMMSTAPKMAAFAVLLRITFSGFAGIEHRWAALIWILAALSMTIGNLGALLQRDVKRLLAYSSIAHAGYLLVAFTAFPQDGIASACFYAAAYSAMQVGAFAVITQIARYDEQVRTIDDYAGLALKRPVLAAVLGFFLLSLIGIPFTGGFFGKFYVFTAALHSGRVWLAVIGLLNSGVACFYYLRLLAALYSRQPHEDSRLNQIPSVSIPAAVALTFTAVATLLLGIAPGRVLSLAQRSATATAPAAQSTTATSR
- a CDS encoding ATP synthase F0 subunit C, which gives rise to MKQLQYLFMSLAAMLLATPAFAQSAVAPANQWVPLAAGLGMALAAGLCGLGQGKATASATEALARNPGARPGIFIFLILGLAFIESLALFTFVIIFLKVK